The sequence ggcaagaggcAGGATGAGGCACAAAAGAGGTAAAATAAGACATGAGGACTAGGTTGAGCAGGATGGGGGTCAGGAGAAGTAGggaatgggtgggagggggacacgATGACTAGAAGGAGGCAGCTGGGGACAGGGGACTGAGAAAGGGAATGAGATGGGAATGGAGGAGGCCAAACCAAAGCAGAGCTGGGTAGACAGAAGGGGAACAAGAAAGCAGGCGGCAGGTGTCAGAGCACAGCGTGCATCACGTCTGCGTGAGGtcagtgggaaggagaaagagcccTGCCTGGAGGGGGTAAGGGAGGAACTGGGGTAGGAGATGGCTCGGCCCAGGGGTTCAGTTAAGCCCGGAATGAGGTGGAGGCCAGCACCGTTGGGAGGCCAGCCCAGAATTtcaggcagtgggggtgggaggcaaaTGAGAGGTGTCTGTGCCATACCTTCTCCGAAGCGCTGCTCGCCCAGGCGGCTCGGGTTGGCAAATTCGTACTCGGCGGTGGCCGGGTGGGCATGTGGCACCGAGCGGCCAGACATGGCTTCAGACGAGTAGGCAGCCCTAGTCCGCGGAGCAGTGCGACCCCTCCAGCTGCCCGCAGAGCCAGGGCTCAGacggaggtgggggcggggtctaCACCACCCAAAATAGTgccgaggctgggggaggggcgggcagtgGGGGCCCTGAGGCCAGGCACCAGTGTTTGGCCAGCGCTGCCTGGACCCCCGTCCCTTCCCCAGCACACCCTTCAGCTGTCGCAGGGGACCAGCGAGGACAGCTGGAGGTCCTGGCTGGAGTGTGAGCTGGGAGCGGAGGCTGGTCAGAGGTCCCGGAGAGCCCTGGCTGAGACCCTTACAGTTTgcacatttcccacaccatttttttctcctcagtcGCAAGCACCCTGTTTTGGGATCCATGTAAGGTGAAAGATGCAAGAAACTTTTCTACACTTTCTTTGGTTTGTGGTGAGGGGTCTTGCTACCCAGATGAATGTCAGTGTCCTCACCAGAACCCAGGTCAACCTCTAGCACCACACAGATGCCTGCCAGTGACATGTTGGTGATCACTGCTTTCCTCCTGGAACCCTCAAAGAGTTAATGTTTCTGGGGCCCTGCCAAGGAAGATTCCAGTTTGTGCTGGAGCCCAAGATAGTTGCTGGCCCCATACGCCTGGCTGGCTaggctggagaggaggagggacacaCCATCTGCCTGCTTGGGATTCCTGACTGTGTCCCAgccagtggggggcagggtgccACTGGGTGTGGCTAGAAAGCTAGTGAACACAAGTCCGGCACAAGTCACTGACCAGCTCAGACgtgtttgtatttctcttttcttagctCAGTGAGTACTGGGTATGTGTCACACTGCCAAATCCCTGATCACAAGTCTCCACCAACGGCGGTGAGCTGGGATAATAAAACCCCTGACATCATCATTCCAGAAGCTTCACAAGAGTGCGTATATAAGGACTGGCTGTAGCTGCTGCTGAAAGGAGCTGACCAGCCAGCTGACAGCCAACCCCCGACATTCACCAGCCACCATGGACATCGCCATCCACCACCCCTGGATCCGCcgccccttctttcctttccactcCCCCAGCCGCCTTTTTGACCAGTTCTTTGGAGAGCACCTGCTGGAGTCTGATCTCTTCCCAACTTCCACATCCCTGAGCCCTTTCTACCTTCGGCTGCCTTCATTCCTGCGGCCACCCAGCTGGATTGACACTGGGCTCTCAGAGGTAAGTCTCCCCTTTACACCGCAGGAGAGTTTGCTGAGGTTTCTGGAAACATCTCCAGctgccctcctttccctctctaaatcTGGCTACGTCGAAGTATCTTGTCTTTTAGGCACTTGTATATCCTGCAGTGAAGAAAGATGAGGTTTGCTAGTTCCTCTCTCCCCCAGTACCTTTTTGTTTTCAATGTTCCTCTATATCCtacttactgtgttttttttcccatgtgaTATGGAGGTCTTTTATTCCCTAAATTTTAAGTAAGACACCTCTCTCTGGCTTGGTTCATAAGGATCTACAAAGAAAGAGCTGCCTTCGGATTCCTTTGCTTATCACTTCTAATACCTCATACTCCtgaaaaattttatcatttcaagttTCAGAGCCAGGAGACAGCCCTACTTCATCCTGAGCTTTTCATCCCCACCATGTGGAGCTGGAGACAGCAAccactatttccttccttctcatttcctcttctatGATTTTCTGGGTTGCTTGGGGCTATGACAGGACACTAGCCTGGATCTAGGCATAAGGAAGGAAGAATGTAGGTCCAGTCTGGGAACCCCCACCACCACTTGGCCTAAGAGGTAGAATGTGGTGAACACAAAAGGTTGATAGAAGCTGTTGCAGATAAAACTCTGGTTTAAAAATATCCAAGTGTGAGTaaacaggagctgagcagggaagGGCTTTGGAAGGACAGTCAGACCAGCAGAACATTCCAGATTGAGTGGGTGGGAAACTTGGCAGACAATTGAGCAAGAAGAAGGGTCCTTTGTCTCACAGACAAATGACAAGGCCAGGCATTGGGGTCAGAAAGGCAACAGAAGCCATGCCCAGGCTCATCCTTGTAATTGGTCCCCTGGGTGACTTGTCTTCTTCCCTGTCTCTGTAAATAAAGTTTGGGCCTGATGTCCAAATGGTGTGCATTGGGTACCACTGTGGTGGCTCCCTTGAACCAGAGAGCCATGTTTATTcaaaaagggatttttttaaccaaaaagagGAAGATAAACTACCTGCAAGTCTGCAGAATGGTGATACTCTACTAGTAATCCACATTCCCAccattttttcttctgcttctttctccCACCTTGCCATTTCTAGATGCGTCTGGAGAAGGACAGATTCTCTGTCAACCTGGATGTGAAGCACTTCTCCCCAGAGGAACTCAAAGTCAAGGTGCTGGGAGATGTGATTGAGGTGCATGGCAAACATGAAGAACGCCAGGCATGTagcttgttttctcttcttttcattcattcagtgcatACTATGTGCCAGATCCTGCCATTAGCTTCTGAGGCTGGCCACATTCTAGTCCTAAGCCACTGGGGTTTGGAAACGGGGATAGACCTGGTACTGTGATTGTTTTGGTCAGAGAAGAGATCgttgttgctttttgtttgttttaatttgattgCCTTAGATGGGATAGTTGGGATGTTCACTTACCATTgaagccagtggttctcaaccttggtcACTTTAGAATCAGgaggggaattttaaaaaattccaatgcTGAGGCACATATCaggccaattaaatcagaatttttagGGATGGGACACAGttatcagcatttttaaaagttccccagGTAATTGTAACGTACAGTCAAGGATGAGGAGCAATGATTTAGGCATATTGCCTGTTGGATACCTGGTTGCTTTATATAATTACATTAACTGCATGCACTCTGAATGCCCTAGAGTTTGGTACTTTTTGATGTTCAGGAATCCTCTTCTCTTTAGTCCACCATAACATTGAACTACTTGGTTTGCCTAAGTTTGTACTCAGCTTCTAATACCCTAGAACCCAAGTGGAAATCTGTTGAGAACCTGTCTGGATAAATGCTTGAGATTCAGCAGGTACAAGGGTTAGGGTCAGAATTCTTTAACAGAATTTTGAAGAATGGAATAGCTTCTCATTTCTTTCTGGGAAGGTTTTTTAATGAATTTGCTTCTTAACAGTTTCTGATAACTGAGAACCATATGCATCAAACAGTACAGTTTGAGGTCCTCAAACCATTTCCATTTTGCATATATGATTTAGGTTTGGGTCACAGTCTCCCTGgatggagtcttttttttttttcttaaatagcagCAGTCCTATTGATCTGGAACATTCTGGGATGTTCCTGAAGAGTCAGgataatttctgggctctctcagGGCCTTAGATCTTCAGTACTGGATGATATTCCAGATCTGTCGGCCCAACAAATATTGATCTAAACTTTTGGGAAATACCTCTAAACATATCCATGCCTCAGAGTTTGGAGAGCTGTGAAGTTTTACCTGTTTCTGACTTCTCAGATTATCCTTGGTAGGAGTGACCACCTAGACAACTTCATTTTAGCCCCAAATGGAAAAGCTTTCTCTCATGTTGCCATGGCATTTGGTCACACCTAAGGGGAAGGAAGATGTCTAAGTTCTAAACAAATGGTGTGATTTTCCTGTTcttatctctctgtctctttcctccttctcttggATTAGGATGAACATGGTTTCATTTCCCGGGAGTTCCACAGAAAATACCGGATCCCAGCAGATGTGGACCCTCTTGCAATTACTTCATCCCTGTCATCTGATGGGGTCCTCAGTGTGAATGGACCAAGGAAACAGGCCTCTGGCCCTGAGCGCACCATTCCCATCACTCGTGAAGAGAGGCCTGCTGTTGCTGCAGCTCCCAAGAAGTAGATGCCCTTTCTctaactgcattttttaaaacaagaaagtttCCCCaccaatgaataaaaatcttaatgACTAGTGCTGAAGCTTATTAATGCTAAGGGCAGGCCCAAGTTATTAAGCTAATAAAATATCATTCAGCAACAGATAACTGAACTGCCTTgtgctatgtttatttttttaagatttttatttatttatttttagagaaaggggaagggaggggaaaagagggagagaaacatcgatgtgagagagaaacattgatccattgcctctagTACACACCCTGcccagggactgaaccagcaacccagacacgtgccctgaccaggatctaAATGGTCACCTTTCACTTAGTGGGACAATGCCGAACtcagtcacaccagtcagggctgttttttttaattggacaaACACAGCAGATCTTTAATCATCATACTATGATTTAGGGGGTTCCAGGGATATTAGAGTCAAGATGACTGTC is a genomic window of Phyllostomus discolor isolate MPI-MPIP mPhyDis1 chromosome 6, mPhyDis1.pri.v3, whole genome shotgun sequence containing:
- the HSPB2 gene encoding heat shock protein beta-2 isoform X1, with the translated sequence MDPKTGCLRLRRKKWCGKCANCKGLSQGSPGPLTSLRSQLTLQPGPPAVLAGPLRQLKGVLGKGRGSRQRWPNTGAWPQGPHCPPLPQPRHYFGWCRPRPHLRLSPGSAGSWRGRTAPRTRAAYSSEAMSGRSVPHAHPATAEYEFANPSRLGEQRFGEGLLPEEILTPTLYHGYYVRPRATRAGEGSRAGASELRLSEGKFQAFLDVSHFTPDEVTVRTVDNLLEVSARHPQRLDRHGFVSREFCRTYVLPADVDPWRVRAALSHDGILNLEAPRGGRHLDTEVNEVYISLLPAPPDPEEEEEAAGVEP
- the HSPB2 gene encoding heat shock protein beta-2 isoform X2 — protein: MDPKTGCLRLRRKKWCGKCANCKGLSQGSPGPLTSLRSQLTLQPGPPAVLAGPLRQLKGVLGKGRGSRQRWPNTGAWPQGPHCPPLPQPRHYFGWCRPRPHLRLSPGSAGSWRGRTAPRTRAAYSSEAMSGRSVPHAHPATAEYEFANPSRLGEQRFGEDEVTVRTVDNLLEVSARHPQRLDRHGFVSREFCRTYVLPADVDPWRVRAALSHDGILNLEAPRGGRHLDTEVNEVYISLLPAPPDPEEEEEAAGVEP
- the CRYAB gene encoding alpha-crystallin B chain, with amino-acid sequence MDIAIHHPWIRRPFFPFHSPSRLFDQFFGEHLLESDLFPTSTSLSPFYLRLPSFLRPPSWIDTGLSEMRLEKDRFSVNLDVKHFSPEELKVKVLGDVIEVHGKHEERQDEHGFISREFHRKYRIPADVDPLAITSSLSSDGVLSVNGPRKQASGPERTIPITREERPAVAAAPKK